In Boudabousia tangfeifanii, the DNA window ACATTGTTCACCCGATCGGTGTTAATGGGTGAAAAAGTATCAAGCAAAATCGGAATGATCCGAACTCGTGGCTACCAACACAACCCAAGTGTTCACCACAAAAAGACCAAATTCTATTAGAAGGAGGGATTGTATGATGCAATCCATGATTAGTATTCGCGATAAGAATCGCTCGTTTGAGGCACACAACCTCTTGGCTACTGCTTTGCCTGCAACTGTTGCGGCATGGTTTAATGAGGACAATGATCCTCGTGTCAAGAAGGCGATTGGCGACCTTAGCATGGGCGATCAGGCATGCGCTGCTGCCCTGAAGTTTTTAGGGATTGAAATCATCTCAGCAGCATAAAATAACGCGGGCTTCTTTTACGAGCCCGCGTATTTCTTTTGGTCAGGATACCCTGGCCATTTTTTATTTCCATTTTCCGTTAATAAATCCTTCTTTGTAAGAGCTAATTGCTGGCATTTCTTCTACTAAGTGTCGTCTGGCAGGAAAATTTGGACATTTAGTTATATGGTGAGTTTATTCGAGTATTTTGTTCTCTAGCTCACTGTCTCTCTTAGGAGCTTCGGTAAGGTTAGCTCACAATAGGTGACTTGTATGTAAGGAATATTTGTTATGAGAAGAACTGCGGTTGTCGCTGCGTTGGCTACTTTGACTTTAGGCGCTAGCGTTTTCACCCCTCTTTCCGCTCCTGTTGAGGCGTCTGCTGCTGGTGGCCGGATTGTGATTGCTAGGGCTCCGCTTGCTGGTGGGAAGTTTGTGGATGTTTCTCGTGAGACTTTGTTTTCTGGTGAGATGGCGTGGTTAGCTAACGCTAAGGTTTCGACTGGTTGGCCTGCTGGTGGGGGCCTCCGGGCTTATCGTCCGTTGGCTAATATTGAGCGTCAGGCGATGGCGGCGTTTTTGTATCGTTTGGCTGGGATTGATAAGAGTGGTTATCGTCCTCCTTCGCGGGCGACGTTTAAGGATGTGCCGGTTGGTTCTCAGTTCTTTAAAGAGGTTGAGTGGATGGCCGCTACTGGGATCACGACTGGTTATCGTGATAAGTCTTTCCGTCCGCTTGGTCCGGTTAATCGTGATGCGATGGCGGCGTTTTTGGCTCGGTTTGTGAAGAAGTATCCGTCTAAGGTTTCGCGGGCGATTGTTGAGCTTGGTGCTCCTGGTCGCGCTAGTGGGAATGTGTTTGTTGATGTTCCTGCTGGTACGCAGTTTGCGGCTGAGATGGAGTGGTTGAAAAAGACTGAGATTTCGACTGGTTGGGTTCGTGCTGGTAAGCGTTTTTATCAGCCGGTTACCCCGATCCACCGTGATGCGATGGCTGCGTTCCTCTACCGTTTGAAGAACAACAAAGCCGCCACCCCAGCAAAGCCAAAGCCTACGCCGGCCAAGCCTAAGCCTACGCCGGCCAAGCCTAAGCCTACGCCGGCCAAGCCTAAGCCTACGCCAGCAAAGCCTAAGCCTACGCCGGTCAAGCCAAAGCCTACGCCGGTCAAGCCAAAGCCTACGCCAGTGAAGCCAAAGCCAGTACCGGCCAAGCCTAAGCCTACGCCGGCCAAGCCTAAGCCTACGCCGGCCAAGCCTAAGCCAAAGCCAACGCCTGTGAAGCCGATAGATCGAAAGAAAATCGAACAGATTAAGAAGCTAGTAGATCAAAAATGCCACAAAATAAATTGGTATGATGGCGACTTTTACATGCTCTGTAATCTAGTTGAACTTACTCCTCAGATAGCTAAGACTATTAATGCGAAGGTGGTTAGCGAAAGAGCAGATATATTGAACGTGAGGGTGCAAAAAACTCATACGCTCAACGATGCTAATATGGTTTTTCCGAATGTGAGAGAACTAGATTTGGCTGGAAACAACCTGAAAACGGTACCGAATTTTTCTCACCTGCCGAATCTTGAAATTCTGGACATGATCGACATTCATCTGAAGGCAGTACCTAACTTTTCTCACCTGCCAAAACTAACTGAACTTCATATACGCGGAAATGAGTTGACGTCGGTTCCTGATTTCTCTCATTTACCAAAGCTAGAGATACTCAATCTGGGTGAGAATCGTTTAGGATCGGTCCCTAATTTTGCTCATCTGCCAAAATTGACCTCGCTGTCTCTAGATAAAAATAAGTTGAGGACAGTTCCTAATTTCTCCCGTCTTCCAAGACTGAATACTCTTGACCTACGTGATAATCCATTTAAGGTTTGCCCAAGGTTCACCCACCTGCCGAAAAATGTAAAAATCAGTAAAACATGCTGATGGTTAATCGAATCTGGTGGATCCAATAGGTCAGCTGGGGGCGGCGTCAAATATAGACGTCACCCCCAGTTTTCCATTGAAAGTCTGCTTGATTATCTAATTTCGGACAATGATTGTTAGCTGTCCATTGAGGATTCTATTTCTGAAAAGTTTTGGATAGAGATTATACGACTGCGCTACTACTGGGGGAGTGGAAGGAACTATATAGGGGTAACTGCTAAATC includes these proteins:
- a CDS encoding leucine-rich repeat domain-containing protein; this encodes MRRTAVVAALATLTLGASVFTPLSAPVEASAAGGRIVIARAPLAGGKFVDVSRETLFSGEMAWLANAKVSTGWPAGGGLRAYRPLANIERQAMAAFLYRLAGIDKSGYRPPSRATFKDVPVGSQFFKEVEWMAATGITTGYRDKSFRPLGPVNRDAMAAFLARFVKKYPSKVSRAIVELGAPGRASGNVFVDVPAGTQFAAEMEWLKKTEISTGWVRAGKRFYQPVTPIHRDAMAAFLYRLKNNKAATPAKPKPTPAKPKPTPAKPKPTPAKPKPTPAKPKPTPVKPKPTPVKPKPTPVKPKPVPAKPKPTPAKPKPTPAKPKPKPTPVKPIDRKKIEQIKKLVDQKCHKINWYDGDFYMLCNLVELTPQIAKTINAKVVSERADILNVRVQKTHTLNDANMVFPNVRELDLAGNNLKTVPNFSHLPNLEILDMIDIHLKAVPNFSHLPKLTELHIRGNELTSVPDFSHLPKLEILNLGENRLGSVPNFAHLPKLTSLSLDKNKLRTVPNFSRLPRLNTLDLRDNPFKVCPRFTHLPKNVKISKTC